GCGTGCGCCGGCAAGCCCGGCGGCGGTGACCGCCGGTGATCCTCATCTACGCGCTCGGGGCGCTGTCGGTGCTGCTGCCCGTGCTGCTGGTGCCGGCGCTCGCCCGACGGGTGCCCGGCGTCCGCGCCGGCCGGACGGCGCAGCGCCTCCGGGTCGCCGTCGCCGGGCTCACCGCCGCGTTCGGCCGGGTCGGCGCGGCGCTGGTCGTGCTGCTCGCCGGCTGTGCCGCGGTGGTGGCGATCTGCTGGCCCCTCGGCGAGGCGCTGGCCAGCCTCGAACCCCAGGTCGACCATCCGGTCTTCGACTACGTGCACGCCCGCCGGGTCGACGCCTGGGCGGACGTCAACTCCTTCTACACCGCTCTCGGCGACCGGTACCCGCTCAAGTGGGTCACCGGGGTCGCCGCGGTGGTCTTCGCCGTGCTGTGGCGTCACCGGCGCTGGTGGATCCCGCTGGTCGTGCTGCCCCTGCAGTTCGGGGTGGAGCAGTACGTCCAGGCGATCCTGGCCACCATGGTCGACCGGGGGCACCCGCCGACCGACCTGGGCACCTACCCCTCCGGCGGGTGCGCCCGGATCATGATGACCTTCGGCACCATCGCCGTGCTCGCCATGCTGACCTGGCGGGTGCCGCGCGGCGGCCGGGTGGCCCTGATGACCGGGGTGGTGACCCTGGTCAGCATGGAGGGCTACACCCGCATCTACGCCGAGAAGCACTGGTTCACCGACGTGATCGGCGGCTGGATCTTCGCCGTCCTGCTGTTCGGGGTGACGGCACTGGCGTTGCTCGTCGCCGAGGGCCGGATCCGGCCGCCGGTCGAGCGGGACACCCCGGCCCCGCACCGCGTCACCACCGGCACCTGAACACCCCGGGCCCGGCGTCGCCACCCCTTTCCCGCGGCGCCCGGCCCACCACCCCTCGACACGGAAGCTGGCACGACGTGACCACCCTTCTCGTCGCCTCCACCGGTGGACACCTCGCGGAGCTGCACGACCTCGCTCCGCGGCTCGGTGTGCAGGACGACTGCGTCTGGGCGACGTTCGACTCGCCGCAGAGCCGGTCGCTGCTCGACGGCCAGGAGGTCATCCACGTCCCGCCGGCCACCACCCGGGACGCCGCCGGCGCGCTGCGCGACTTCCTGGCCGCCCGCCGGGTGCTGCGCGGCGGTCGGTTCCGCCAGGTCGTCAGCACCGGCGCCAGCGTCGCGCTCTCCTTCTTCCTGCCGGCCGCCCGGCACGGCCTGGCCTGCCACTACATCGAGAGCGCCACCCGCACCGAGGGGCCCTCGCTGACCGGACGGCTGGTCGCCCGGGTGCCCCGCACCCGGCTCTACACCCAGTACCCGGGCTGGGCCGGTGGACGGTGGCGCTACGGTGGCTCCATCTTCGACGGACACCTCGCCACCCTCCGCCCCGAGCCGCGGCCGGTGTCGCGGATCGTGGTGGCGCTCGGCACCCACGAGCGGTTCGGCTTCCCTCGGCTGCTGGCCCGCCTGGCGCAGGTGCTGCCCCCGGAGGCGGAGGTCCTCTGGCAGGTCGGGTCGACCGTGATCCCCCGGATGCCGGCCGGCGCCCGCCGTCAGGTGCCGCACGCGCAGATGCAGCAGGCCCTGCGGGAGGCGGACGTGGTCGTCACCCACGCCGGGGTGGGCTCGGCGCTGGCCGCGATGCGCGCCGGGCACCGCGCGATCTACGTGCCCCGGCGTCGGGCGCACGGCGAACACGTCGACGACCACCAGGTCGAGATGGCCCGGGAGCTGGACCGGCGCGGACTGGTGCTGGCCCGCGAGGCCGACGCCGTCACCGCCGAGGACCTGGCGGAGGCGGCACGGTGGACGGTCGGCACGGCCGGCGCCCTCACCCCGTTCCGGTGGGCGGCGTGAGCCCCCGGCCCGGCCGTCCCGTCCACCGGTCGAGCCGGTGGGTTCGTCCGGCGCGGGTGCTCGGGCAGCGACCCGTACGGACAGACCGGACCGAGCCGCCGCCCGAGCGGCCCGGTCGGTTGATGGTGCGAAATGTCCGGGCACAGCAAGCTACGCAGGATCTCACTTCATCATTGGGGGCGCCAGTGCTGCTCAGAACGTCGTCTCGATCGGGCCGGGTGCGGGCCCCGCGGCGGTGGCTCGCCGCGCTCGCCGCCCCGGTGCTGGCCGCCGGCCTGCTCGTCGCCGCGCCGGCCCGGGCCGAGGTGCCCACCCCGGTCGCCATGACCCTCACCTCGCCGAACCCGGCCGACAACATCCCGCACGCGCAGAACGGCGACGTCAAGGCGTTCGCCGAGATCGGGTCGACGGTCTACGTGGGTGGCTCGTTCACCTCGGTCAAGGCCGCCGGTGACGCGAGCTGGACGACCCGCAACTACCTCTTCGCGTACGACCGGGCGAGCGGGGCGCTGAAGGCCGACTTCACCCCGGCGCTGGACGGCGCGGTGCACGCCCTGGCCGTCAGCCCCACCGGCAAGCTGATCGTCGGCGGCGCGTTCAAGACCGTCAACGGGGTGGACCGCAAGAACCTGGTGCAGCTCGACCCGGCCACCGGCGCCACCATCGCGTCGTGGGTCGGCCGCAGCGACGGCGGCCTGGTCCGGCGGACCATCGTGGTCGGCAACAAGCTCTACATCGCCGGCGCGTTCCACTGGGTCAACGGCACCGCGCACTCGCTGCTGGCCCGGCTCGACGCCACGACCGGCGCGATCGACCCGGCCTTCCAGATCGACGCGAGCGTGGCCCGGTCCAGCAGCGAGCTGGTCTGGGGCCTCGCCGTCGCGCCCGACGGCGGGACGCTGGTGGCGGTCGGCAACTTCACGCAGGTCAACGGCGTGGCCCGGAACCAGGTCGTGGTGGTGGAGAACCTGACCGGCACGCCGGCCGTCGCCGACTGGAGCACCCAGCGCTACGTCGCGCCCTGCTACGCCGGCTTCCCGTTCTACGCCCGGGACGTCGACTTCTCCGACGACGGCAGCTACTTCGTGATCATCGCGGACGGCGGGCGGGCCGACGGGGCGTACTGCGACGCGATCGCGCGCTTCGAGACCGCGACCCGTGGCTCGGCCATCGACGGCACCTGGGTGAACTACACCGGCACCGACTCGGTCACCTCGGTCGAGGTGGCGGACAACGTGGTCTACGTCGGCGGGCACTTCCGCTGGCTGAACAACGCCAACGGCAACGACTCCGCCGGCGCCGGCGCCATCAACCGCTTCGGCCTGGGCGCGCTCGACCCGGTCAACGGCATGCCGCTGGTGTGGAACCCGACCCGCTCCGGCGCCCCGGCGGGCACCACCGCCTGGGGCGCGATCCTGTGGGAGCTGTGGCGCGGCAGCAACGGCGTCTACGCCGGCTTCGACAACGACGGCCTCGGCAACGAGTACCACGGCCGGATGGGCCTGTTCCCGCTCGCCGGCGGCCGGACGATCCCGGCCGTCAACGCCCCGTCGGCCGCCTCCGGCCACCTCTACGTCGGCACCGGCGACGGGCAGACCACCAAGGTGCCGTTCGACGGCACCACGCTCGGCACCCCGGAGGCCAGCCCGCAGCCGAACCTGACCTCGGCCGGCGCGTCGTTCTCGGTCGGCAACAAGCTCTACTGGTCCAAGACCGACGCGACCGCCCCGAACGGCAGCTACCTCGACGTGTCGATGTTCACCGGCGGCTCGGTGGGCGCGCCGTGGATCAGCAGCGGCTACAACAACTGGTTCAAGGCCGCCACCATGAGCGGGGCGTTCTACCTCAACGGTCGGATGTACTACACCAAGGCCGGCACCAACAAGCTCTTCTACCGCTACCTGGAGCCGGACGGCCACATCGTCGGCTGCACCGAGTTCACGCTGCCCAGCGTGGGCCTGGCCTGGGGCAGCGTACGGGGCATGGCCTGGGTCAACGGCAAGATCGTGTACGGCCACACCGACGGTGGCCTGCGGGCCGTGCCGTTCGACGAGGCGGCCGTCGACGGCGCCGCGTCGGTGCTGGTCGCGCCGGCCTCGGCCGGGGTGAACTGGTCCAGCCGGACGCTCTTCTTCGCCGGCGCCACGTCCCTGTCGGGCGACCGCGCCCGTCCGGCGCCGATTCCGAAGTCCCGGCGGTCCTGACAGCGGGTGGGGGCCGGTGGGAGTGTCGACCACCGGTGAACGGTCGGCGACAATGAGACGACCACCGGTCCCCACCCCCCGCCCGGCCCGGTCGGCCGCCCACCCCTCATCGCGCAAGGACTGACTGATGGACGTGACCGACGTCGCTTCCGCCCGGCAACGCCCGGTCGGCCTCGTCGAGCTGGCCCGCATACCGTTGCGGCGGTGGCGGATGGTGCTCGCCACCGCGACGCTGGTGCTGTTGGCCGTGCTCGGCTATCTGTTCGTCCTGCCCGCGACGTACACCGCGACCACCGCGGTGGTGGTGCGGCCGGTGGTCACCGACCCGTTCTCGGTGCAGTCCGTGGCGGCCGACCGGGCGGTGAACATGACCGCCGAGAGCGGCATCGCCACCAGCAACGACGTCATCGACAAGGTCGCCGGCATCACCGGCCGCGACCCGGAGGCGGTGGCCGACGCCCTGGAGGTCGAGACGCCGGTCGGCGGGCAGGTGATGCGCTTCAGCTACTCCGGGCG
This genomic interval from Micromonospora coxensis contains the following:
- a CDS encoding phosphatase PAP2 family protein — protein: MILIYALGALSVLLPVLLVPALARRVPGVRAGRTAQRLRVAVAGLTAAFGRVGAALVVLLAGCAAVVAICWPLGEALASLEPQVDHPVFDYVHARRVDAWADVNSFYTALGDRYPLKWVTGVAAVVFAVLWRHRRWWIPLVVLPLQFGVEQYVQAILATMVDRGHPPTDLGTYPSGGCARIMMTFGTIAVLAMLTWRVPRGGRVALMTGVVTLVSMEGYTRIYAEKHWFTDVIGGWIFAVLLFGVTALALLVAEGRIRPPVERDTPAPHRVTTGT
- a CDS encoding glycosyltransferase; its protein translation is MTTLLVASTGGHLAELHDLAPRLGVQDDCVWATFDSPQSRSLLDGQEVIHVPPATTRDAAGALRDFLAARRVLRGGRFRQVVSTGASVALSFFLPAARHGLACHYIESATRTEGPSLTGRLVARVPRTRLYTQYPGWAGGRWRYGGSIFDGHLATLRPEPRPVSRIVVALGTHERFGFPRLLARLAQVLPPEAEVLWQVGSTVIPRMPAGARRQVPHAQMQQALREADVVVTHAGVGSALAAMRAGHRAIYVPRRRAHGEHVDDHQVEMARELDRRGLVLAREADAVTAEDLAEAARWTVGTAGALTPFRWAA
- a CDS encoding delta-60 repeat domain-containing protein, whose protein sequence is MRAPRRWLAALAAPVLAAGLLVAAPARAEVPTPVAMTLTSPNPADNIPHAQNGDVKAFAEIGSTVYVGGSFTSVKAAGDASWTTRNYLFAYDRASGALKADFTPALDGAVHALAVSPTGKLIVGGAFKTVNGVDRKNLVQLDPATGATIASWVGRSDGGLVRRTIVVGNKLYIAGAFHWVNGTAHSLLARLDATTGAIDPAFQIDASVARSSSELVWGLAVAPDGGTLVAVGNFTQVNGVARNQVVVVENLTGTPAVADWSTQRYVAPCYAGFPFYARDVDFSDDGSYFVIIADGGRADGAYCDAIARFETATRGSAIDGTWVNYTGTDSVTSVEVADNVVYVGGHFRWLNNANGNDSAGAGAINRFGLGALDPVNGMPLVWNPTRSGAPAGTTAWGAILWELWRGSNGVYAGFDNDGLGNEYHGRMGLFPLAGGRTIPAVNAPSAASGHLYVGTGDGQTTKVPFDGTTLGTPEASPQPNLTSAGASFSVGNKLYWSKTDATAPNGSYLDVSMFTGGSVGAPWISSGYNNWFKAATMSGAFYLNGRMYYTKAGTNKLFYRYLEPDGHIVGCTEFTLPSVGLAWGSVRGMAWVNGKIVYGHTDGGLRAVPFDEAAVDGAASVLVAPASAGVNWSSRTLFFAGATSLSGDRARPAPIPKSRRS